A single region of the Brassica rapa cultivar Chiifu-401-42 chromosome A03, CAAS_Brap_v3.01, whole genome shotgun sequence genome encodes:
- the LOC103859118 gene encoding hydrophobic protein RCI2A, with the protein MGTATFIDILLAILLPPLGVFLRYGCGVEFWICLVLTLLGYLPGIIYALFVLTK; encoded by the exons ATGGGAACAGCTACTTTCATAGATATTCTTCTCGCTATCCTCTTGCCTCCTCTTGGAGTCTTTCTCAGATATGGTTGCGGG GTAGAGTTTTGGATATGTTTGGTTTTGACGCTGCTTGGATATCTTCCTGGGATCATCTACGCTCTTTTTGTCCTCACCAAATGA
- the LOC103859119 gene encoding hydrophobic protein RCI2A, with product MGAATVVEILIAILLPPLGVFLKFGCSVEFWICLILTLLGYIPGIIYAVYAITRE from the exons ATGGGCGCAGCCACTGTCGTAGAGATCCTTATTGCTATCCTCTTGCCTCCTCTCGGCGTCTTTCTCAAGTTTGGCTGCAGC GTTGAGTTTTGGATATGTTTGATATTGACGCTGCTTGGTTATATTCCCGGGATCATCTACGCTGTTTATGCCATCACCAGGGAATGA